gacgattcagTTCTTCTCGACATGTCGGGCGCCGACATTCAGCCTTCGCTCGATCGCAAtcgcaatcgtcgtcgacgtcgtcgcttctgtTGCCCGTGCTTTCCCTCCTCCTCGCGCCAATCGAAAGTGCGACGagcgatgagcgaaggcgggagcagcgtcggcgaaagatcggccgatttcgacgaatcCCTAGGCCGTAGCTCCGGtccggacgacgacgacgaagagaagaagccCATATTGCGACGACAGGCGCGCGCTGGTTTCAAGAGGCAGATGGAGACGGAATTGAAACAGTTGAAGGATCGACTGCGTTATCACTTCACGAGCCCCTTTCACAAGTTTCGCGTTCACCAGAAACGACCGTTCAAGTTGATCGTGCAGTTCACCAAgctcatcgtcgtcactctTCAGGTGCACCATACAGTAGTTCTTGCATAAACAGATAGATGTGAAACTTAATGTAAATAGCATACCAGTGTCATTCGACTATGCACGTACATGTATGTATTAGAGGCAATCTCCTCAGAGTCCTTTTAGAGGCTATTCTGTAGGGAAGAAGGTGTTTGTCGAACTGAATGTCCTAAATTAGGTTCTAGTGTATGTTCTTTCAGTATTTGGCCTTATATGTGTGGGAACTAGATTCTACTGTAATGACCACTAGGACAATTGACAATCTGCTAATGCTAAGGAACAATGTTGTCGTATGGGGACTTTTGTCCTCTGAGACTGtgatatactgtatatataaaCGTTTGTTTGTGTTTCTAGTTGGCGCTCTTTGCTCAGTCCAGTTTCGGCGATTCGCGTTTCTACAGCGATAATCTCAGCGCCTTGCGTCACGTCTTCGTCAAGAATTTTGTCGACTCGGACCCGATTAAATCGGAACAGGTTAAACTCTACACGGTGGACGAAGTGAGGGAGCAGGTTCGCCATACTGTCACACGAGTAATATACGATAAGCTATCGTTATTCTTTTTTGACTGggattctttttttgcgtGCAGTATTTTAGCGTCAACGAAACTGTCCTCGGTTCGTATGACTTTCACTACGAGAGCTATTCGTCGCCCGTTCCTCCTATAAAAATGCAACTTAAGCAGTTTCGGCAAGGTGTCATATTCGCGTTCAACGGCTCCTACGTCTTCGATCCCACCGAAGTCTCAGGTACTAGAGCAGGCGCGTGGAAAAATTAAACTACGTGTGAGACgttattttttttgctaGTGACGCATTCTATATACAATTGGTCTCAACCGTACTTGAATAACACCCTCCAGGAGTTACTTGACCACACGCTATTCGACAGGTACGACAGTTGGGATGCCCTTCTTCTTTATGCATAATAAATACTTgtagattaaataaaataatactTTCCTTTGAATTGAACTCCGTCTTCCTGCTGGCGTTCAAGACTCCTGATTGTATTACATTCAATATCTCGGTAGAACCtcttaattattattaatcgcgtttcttcttttccttatcAACTCTGTGACTCTAGGTTACCGTGGACAATAGTCTTCACGATGGCATTGCTGTCGTTTCGCTCAACTACAAGCCTTTTCATTTTAAATGTAACGGCAGTACAAGCACAACGCCTACAAGTCAGGTCATTGGCTATTTCATCGTTGTTatcgtcgtcctttttctGTGCTCGCTTTCGATTATGCTGGCCGTGAGATCTCTCATAAAAACGTATCGGCTCATCAAAGTCagttcgacgaatttttaattgaaatcgatttttgttGGTATTTTGCGCCTTTTTAGTATGCGTCGAAGTTTTTCAAGAAATTCTGTCGTCGCAAGTTGAagttcgacgagaaaatggAACTGGTCAATTGGTGGTTCGTTTTCAGTCTCGTCGCGGACAGCTTCACCATCGTCGGATCCATTACCAGATATCTAATTAATGACAAGGCAAGACAGAAACGTTGATTTAGACATAATTTGCACTTACACGCGGTCGTCTAGCTCTCTTCATCGTACGTCGTTTGCAGCATCTTTCTCAGCATCGGAACGGGCATGACGTGGATAGGTCTCCTTCAGTATCTCAGTTACTTCCAAAAATACAATGTTAGTAGTAAAGACAGACATGTACGTGTCTACATATCTTCTCTCGCTAGGTACTTCTCGTCACTCTGAAAGCCGCAATGCCTACCATTATTCGCTTCCTTCTCTGCGTAGGCGTTCTCTACGTTGCATTTCTTCTCTGCGGCTGGGCTGTACTCGGTCCCTACAATCCCAAAGTAACGCTCTGTGTCGACTCtacttttttctcctttcctGATGTCTACCGCTTTTTAGTTTCGTAATCTTGCTATTACGTCTGACTGCCTCTTCTCGCTTCTCAACGGAGATGACATGTTTAATACGTACATCTTGACGGACAATAGCAACACCGTCGCCTACATTTTCTGCCAGATCTACATCTACATTTTCGTCATTCTCTTCATATATGTCATTCTCAACATGGTCATCGGTCTCATCAGCGAAATGTATGCGGCCGTTCGAATGATGGGAAAAAAGGTTGGAATAAATTTTAGACTGCCTTGTCTTTTTGTATCGTTCGAATTCAATAGCAATGGAAAGCGATTTATTTGGGAAAGCTCTACCAGCTCCtagaggaagacgaggatacgagtgacgacgacgacttcattGATTGGCACAGGTTAGCGAGGCGAGTTGAAACTGGAACTTTCTCTGATACTTCCCTTTAGAAACCTTCAGAGAACGCGGTGGAATAGTGTCGGAAGTAGCGGAAGCCTCTCTAGTTCATTTTCGAGGCTCTCCGACGTATGAAGAGATACACGGTACTTGTTTGTTATTTTGAGTGGAATAAAAACATAAACTATATCATCATTCATAAAAgttaaaaattgaattataACACTCAATAAAATTGATCGAGATTCGCATCCGGGACCTTCTCGAAAGAAAGAACCTGAGATCGATGCTCGGTCAGCGCGTCGTTCGCGGTCCCGATTGGAAGTGGGCCGGTCaggacggcggcgaaggTCGCGTCGGAacgatcgtcgaagtcggCGACCAACGGGTCGGCGGCGACTCCCTGTTATCGTCTCCGATACCGGAAAAGACGGTCATCGTCCAGTGGGACGGCGCCACGCGAACGAATTATCGTATCGGGCACGGCGACGCGTACGATTTGAGGTTGTACGATAGCGCGCCGGCAGGTGAGAGAAGGCAGAACGAGAGCTAGACCAACTGGGCCCCGCCTTCGTCTTTCGCGAAAGTTCGTTTAGAGCGGCGAGTTCTTCCAACGGTCGAGCCAGCGACCGTTTTCTGTTTGTTTTCGAAGGGCCCCGGGGTAGAGAGAGGGCGGCGAGATCTAAGTTCTGGGGACTCGACGACGTAATTAGAAACAGTCTTTGAGCCTACTTGCGATCGCGCGAACATGATTGCTATAGTACGCGTAGAGCCACTATTCTTTAGTGCCgtcactctctctctctctctctctctctctctatatatatatatatatatataaatctACAGGTGCAAAGCACGCTCATGTGATCTGTGACATTTGTCGGGTTCAACCGATACGCGGCATTCGATGGAAATGCCAGCGTTGCTACGACTTCGACTTGTGCAGTCAGTGTTATCACGCCGGAAAACATAACACGAATCACGAATTTTGgtgcatcgacgtcgaagacggtgCAAGGCAGGCATTATAAAAGCCAGGGCCAAAAAATTATTGCCAAATGACGATCGATTTTCAGAATCGAAGTGGGACCTcgaacgtcggcgacgagaatcAAAGCGTCGGGGTTTTTTCCCGGTGCAAAGGTGACGCGCGGTGCCGATTGGGAATGGGGAAATCAAGACGGTAAGCCAACTGAACACCAGCGTCTAGTACAGCCTCAGTTACATCCAACGATACCTAGGTGGTATTGGACAGGCTG
This is a stretch of genomic DNA from Oscarella lobularis chromosome 16, ooOscLobu1.1, whole genome shotgun sequence. It encodes these proteins:
- the LOC136196437 gene encoding mucolipin-3-like, giving the protein MSRETNRRRISSSPSTSSNQSADQSTVPLTEPVREALEAEKDDDDDSVLLDMSGADIQPSLDRNRNRRRRRRFCCPCFPSSSRQSKVRRAMSEGGSSVGERSADFDESLGRSSGPDDDDEEKKPILRRQARAGFKRQMETELKQLKDRLRYHFTSPFHKFRVHQKRPFKLIVQFTKLIVVTLQLALFAQSSFGDSRFYSDNLSALRHVFVKNFVDSDPIKSEQVKLYTVDEVREQVRHTVTRYFSVNETVLGSYDFHYESYSSPVPPIKMQLKQFRQGVIFAFNGSYVFDPTEVSVTHSIYNWSQPYLNNTLQELLDHTLFDRLNKIILSFELNSVFLLAFKTPDCITFNISVTVDNSLHDGIAVVSLNYKPFHFKCNGSTSTTPTSQVIGYFIVVIVVLFLCSLSIMLAVRSLIKTYRLIKYASKFFKKFCRRKLKFDEKMELVNWWFVFSLVADSFTIVGSITRYLINDKLSSSYVVCSIFLSIGTGMTWIGLLQYLSYFQKYNVLLVTLKAAMPTIIRFLLCVGVLYVAFLLCGWAVLGPYNPKFRNLAITSDCLFSLLNGDDMFNTYILTDNSNTVAYIFCQIYIYIFVILFIYVILNMVIGLISEMYAAVRMMGKKQWKAIYLGKLYQLLEEDEDTSDDDDFIDWHRNLQRTRWNSVGSSGSLSSSFSRLSDV